The genomic region GAGGCAAAGAGTGCTAATAGCCATGGCGCTGTCTTGTGAGCCGGAGCTTCTCATCCTGGACGAGGTCACGTCTGCCCTGGACGCTTTTACCAGAAAGGAAATCAGGGACCTGCTGCTGAAACTCCATGAGAAGTATGGGTATGGCATGATAGTGATATCGCATGACATCACGTTCGTCTCATCGATGGCGGCAAGGCTGATGGTGCTCTATTCGGGTAAGGTCGTGGAAAAAGGCCTCACCAGAGATGTGGTCAGCTCTCCGCGGCACCCTTATACGAGAGGGCTCATCAATTCAACGCCGGACATTTTTATATACAAGGACATGTGGGGAATACCCGGAGAGTCGTCATCCGGTGGGCATGATGGATGCCCTTTCTATCCAAGATGCACGCAGCCCATCGATATATGCTTGAAGGCGCCGCCTGAGCTGAAAGACCATGGTGGCAGGGAAGTCGCGTGTCACAGGGGCGGTATCGCCACCCTTTTAAATGCCACAAGTCTCGTGTTCAATTATTACTTGCCTGACGGCAAAAAGATAAAAGCTGTCGATAACGTAGACCTGAATGTCAAGGAGGGAGAGGTTCTCGCCATTGTCGGGCAAAGTGGATCCGGCAAGTCGACGCTTGCGCACATTTTGGCGGGAGTTATAGAACCATTAAGCGGGGAGATATTTTTCAATGGCGTAAAGGTGAACGGGAACAAGAATGGGAACGGCTCCAGGTTTGGAGACATACAAATCGTGTTTCAGGACCCGTTTAATTCTACTAGCAGCAGGTTCACCGTGCTGGACGCCATTAAAGAGCCTCTGGACATTAACGATATTGGCACTCCAGAGGAAAGGATCAGTATGGTGAAAGATGTCCTTTCCCTCGTCAGGCTTCCGTCGACGGAAGATTTCCTTAATAGATATTGTGGAGAACTGAGCGGCGGGCAGCGGCAGCGAGTGGCTCTGGCACGAGCCCTTATCATGAGGCCAAAGCTCCTGATCGCCGACGAAATAACGTCTGCCCTGGATGTCTCCACGGCCGCTAACGTGCTGCGCCTTCTCAAGGGACTGCAGAACAGGCGAGGCTTCGCGATGATTTATATTTCGCATGACCTGACGCTGACCCTGAAGATCGCCGACCGGATAGCGGTAATGAACGCTGGAAAGATCGTAGAGACAGGTAACGCCCACGACGTGATGCTTAGCCCCCATGAGGAATATACGAAGAGGCTCGTCGGATCGAGGATAGGGCTGTGCTGCTCTGGCGGCAACAAATGGGGACGACAGGACATAAGCGAGATTCGATAAAAATATAATTTTTATTTTATTATATTTCACTCATGTCTCCTTTTTTAGGATCAGTTCCTGCATGAGCGTATCGACCGTCAATATGCTGGCCTTCTCGACTTTTGTCAGATTTCCGCCCACATCCATGAGTGTTACGACACCTTCTTTAAGCTTTGCCTTCACAACGTTCTTAGCTATCTTCTCCCTGCTTCCATCATTTTCAAGAAAAACCGTAAACTCGCACATAACTAAATTCTCCCTATGGCTTTGACTTATTGAGCATCTCAAGCATCAGCTCGTTTTCAATGACATCCAGCCTCACTATAATGGCTCCCTCGATTTTTATGACCGTGCCACCGGAGCCTAGAAGGGACGTACATCCCCCACCAGCCTCCGCCCGCACTATGCTCCTGGCAACCCTCCTGCTGGTGCCGTTCTCGTTTATAAAAACTGCAAGCTCACACATAAGACACGGCCGTTCTCGACACCTCACCTCTCAATGGCCTCTTTGATCAGCCTGATGTCGCATATCGCGGGCGAGT from Methanocella conradii HZ254 harbors:
- a CDS encoding ABC transporter ATP-binding protein, translated to MPLLEVKGLRCEYISEKSSIKAVDGVSFELEKGDALGIVGESGSGKTTIALGIMGLLPNNTKTSGKVLFHGMDMASMPEHEKDRIRWKGMAMVFQNGLEVLNPVMKVGYQVCEPMINHLGLSKKDAGMRCAGLFSMVGLDPSWMDAYPHQLSGGMRQRVLIAMALSCEPELLILDEVTSALDAFTRKEIRDLLLKLHEKYGYGMIVISHDITFVSSMAARLMVLYSGKVVEKGLTRDVVSSPRHPYTRGLINSTPDIFIYKDMWGIPGESSSGGHDGCPFYPRCTQPIDICLKAPPELKDHGGREVACHRGGIATLLNATSLVFNYYLPDGKKIKAVDNVDLNVKEGEVLAIVGQSGSGKSTLAHILAGVIEPLSGEIFFNGVKVNGNKNGNGSRFGDIQIVFQDPFNSTSSRFTVLDAIKEPLDINDIGTPEERISMVKDVLSLVRLPSTEDFLNRYCGELSGGQRQRVALARALIMRPKLLIADEITSALDVSTAANVLRLLKGLQNRRGFAMIYISHDLTLTLKIADRIAVMNAGKIVETGNAHDVMLSPHEEYTKRLVGSRIGLCCSGGNKWGRQDISEIR
- a CDS encoding CooT family nickel-binding protein: MCEFTVFLENDGSREKIAKNVVKAKLKEGVVTLMDVGGNLTKVEKASILTVDTLMQELILKKET